One window from the genome of Chloroflexota bacterium encodes:
- a CDS encoding FAD-dependent oxidoreductase, translating into MTHVAIIGGGAMGCSAAYYLAKAGVRSTIIESEGIGSQASGYNAGGLNPLTGEGIPGPLGEIAATSFAMHAELAQTLEEESGVEYHHKSIAFITVAFDDSDIPGMQMTHDIFEGADGFNAHWIDAAELRQLEPRLNPDAKRGLYAYGNAIVSGYEFTNALARAAERMGATIRQATAVSLRTDGERVTGVALEDGAIDCDAVLIASGPWSGKAEEWLGIDIPIEPYKGEILRLRIDGDMPPYDFSGGGANLHLRADGLLWVGATEERKGFDREPSEYARSTLMRGATTLMPCLESAEIARHTACLRPLTPDWLPIVGAAPGWDNAYLATGAGKKGILLAPAIGKATADIITTVATDMPVGGFGIERFA; encoded by the coding sequence ATGACACATGTGGCGATAATCGGCGGCGGCGCGATGGGCTGCTCGGCGGCGTACTATCTGGCAAAGGCGGGCGTCCGCTCGACCATCATCGAAAGCGAGGGCATTGGCAGCCAAGCGTCCGGCTACAACGCGGGCGGGCTGAATCCGCTGACCGGCGAGGGCATCCCCGGACCGCTTGGCGAGATTGCCGCGACTTCGTTCGCCATGCACGCCGAACTTGCACAGACGCTTGAAGAAGAGTCTGGCGTCGAGTATCACCACAAGTCCATCGCGTTCATAACCGTCGCGTTCGACGACTCGGACATACCGGGGATGCAGATGACGCACGACATATTCGAAGGCGCGGACGGCTTTAACGCGCACTGGATAGATGCGGCAGAATTGCGGCAACTCGAACCGCGCCTGAACCCGGATGCGAAGCGCGGGCTGTATGCTTATGGCAACGCAATCGTCAGCGGCTACGAGTTCACGAACGCACTGGCGCGCGCCGCAGAGCGCATGGGCGCTACGATACGGCAAGCTACCGCGGTATCGCTGCGAACCGACGGCGAGCGCGTAACGGGCGTGGCGCTGGAAGACGGCGCGATTGACTGCGATGCGGTGCTGATAGCGTCGGGACCGTGGAGCGGCAAGGCGGAAGAATGGCTAGGCATCGACATTCCGATTGAGCCGTACAAGGGCGAGATTCTGCGCCTTCGCATAGACGGCGATATGCCGCCGTACGATTTCAGCGGCGGCGGCGCGAACCTGCACCTCCGCGCGGACGGGCTGCTGTGGGTAGGCGCGACCGAAGAGCGCAAGGGCTTCGACCGCGAGCCGAGCGAGTACGCGCGCAGCACGCTAATGCGCGGAGCGACGACGCTTATGCCATGTTTGGAGTCTGCGGAGATAGCGCGGCACACGGCTTGCCTGCGTCCGCTGACACCGGACTGGCTACCGATAGTGGGCGCCGCGCCGGGCTGGGACAACGCCTACCTCGCAACCGGCGCCGGCAAAAAAGGCATCCTGCTAGCGCCTGCGATAGGCAAAGCAACCGCCGACATAATCACCACCGTCGCGACGGATATGCCGGTGGGTGGGTTCGGGATAGAGCGCTTTGCGTAG
- the uvrA gene encoding excinuclease ABC subunit A: protein MPLDNIVVQGAREHNLKDVSVTIPRNKLVVMTGVSGSGKSSLAFDTIYAEGQRRYVESLSSYARQFLGRMDKPEVDYIEGLSPAISIDQKGVSHNPRSTVGTVTEIYDYLRLLFARAGHPHCYKCGRPVERQTVQQIVDAVLSLPEDSRIQIMAPIVRRRKGEHKEIFEDARKSGFVRVRVNGEVHDLSESFDLDKQKWHDIEVVVDRLVIGASAEQTRVADSVETALKMASGTVLVDVVGGDELLFSEQFACVHCNISMGELEPRTFSFNNPHGACSTCTGLGYKLEIDPDLVLPNKNLSIAEGAVQPWARSGAMSPWYYSQLESLARAFEFSLDVPVKDMKKRDLDRVLYGTKRKAINVQHHTQRGKTYRWRSAFEGVINNLERRHKETESDHVRAEIERYMSSRPCNACKGERLRPEARAVTVCGLNIMDVTNKSIAQASAWVAQIGGDSASIDLQAAGVGAQNGQYAPNGQNGKNGHSPDGYSSDGHGLDVLPAAKAAKASRNGQSKREGKPGRNGKSKSNGRVNIEHPQTLTDREMAIAEQILKEISARLNFLLNIGLDYLTLSRTASTLSGGEAQRIRLATQIGSGLMGVLYVCDEPSIGLHPADDYRLIQTLKRLRDLGNTVLIVEHDEAIMRAADYIVDLGPGAGERGGHIVATGPVEDIIAEPRSLTGQYLGGTRQIPLPERRREGNGERLVIRGARQNNLKDIDVEIPLGKLVCVTGVSGSGKSTLINEILYKKLAQQFYRARDRAGAVRDIEGVEHIDKVVDIDQSPIGRTPRSNPATYTDTFTPIRELFATVPEARMRGYKPGRFSFNVKGGRCEACTGDGYINIEMQFLPDVTVPCEVCEGKRYNREALEIYWKDANIADVLAMTVSEALEAFENIPRVRRRLQTLQDVGLGYIRLGQPATQLSGGEAQRVKLAKELSKRATGKTLYILDEPTTGLSFEDCAHLLRVLQRLVDTGNTVVLIEHHLDLIKSADWLIDLGPGAGDKGGELIAEGTPETIAQLDHSQTARYLAPLLGITREAAATVSAAD from the coding sequence ATGCCGCTAGACAACATTGTCGTTCAGGGCGCGCGCGAGCATAATCTGAAGGATGTCAGCGTTACGATTCCGCGCAACAAACTCGTCGTGATGACCGGCGTCTCCGGGTCCGGCAAGAGTTCTCTGGCGTTCGATACTATCTATGCGGAAGGGCAGCGCCGCTATGTCGAATCGCTGTCGTCCTACGCGCGGCAGTTCCTGGGGCGCATGGATAAGCCCGAAGTGGACTACATCGAAGGCTTGTCGCCTGCGATTTCTATCGACCAAAAGGGCGTCTCGCACAACCCGCGCTCCACCGTCGGCACGGTTACCGAGATTTACGACTATCTGCGCCTGCTGTTCGCGCGCGCCGGGCATCCGCACTGCTACAAGTGCGGCAGACCTGTCGAGCGCCAGACCGTGCAGCAAATCGTCGATGCCGTGCTGTCGTTGCCCGAAGACAGCCGCATCCAGATAATGGCGCCCATCGTGCGGCGGCGCAAGGGCGAACACAAGGAGATATTCGAGGACGCTCGCAAATCCGGTTTCGTGCGCGTGCGCGTCAACGGCGAGGTACACGACCTGTCCGAGTCGTTCGACTTGGACAAGCAGAAGTGGCACGACATCGAAGTCGTTGTGGACAGGCTAGTAATCGGGGCGAGCGCGGAGCAGACGCGGGTTGCGGACTCGGTGGAGACGGCGCTGAAGATGGCGAGCGGGACGGTGCTTGTCGATGTCGTCGGCGGCGATGAGCTGCTGTTCTCCGAGCAGTTCGCGTGCGTTCACTGCAACATCAGCATGGGCGAACTTGAACCTCGTACCTTCAGCTTCAACAATCCGCACGGCGCGTGCTCCACCTGCACCGGCTTGGGCTACAAGCTGGAAATCGATCCCGACCTCGTGTTGCCCAACAAAAACTTATCCATCGCGGAAGGCGCGGTGCAACCGTGGGCGCGTTCCGGCGCGATGAGCCCGTGGTACTACAGCCAACTGGAATCGCTGGCGCGCGCATTCGAGTTCTCGCTCGATGTGCCGGTCAAGGATATGAAAAAGCGCGACCTCGACCGCGTGCTGTACGGCACGAAGCGCAAGGCGATCAACGTGCAGCACCACACGCAGCGCGGCAAGACATACCGTTGGCGCTCCGCGTTCGAGGGCGTCATCAACAATCTCGAGCGGCGACACAAAGAAACCGAATCCGACCATGTGCGCGCCGAGATAGAGCGATACATGTCGTCGCGGCCGTGCAACGCCTGCAAAGGTGAACGGCTGCGTCCCGAAGCGCGCGCCGTCACCGTCTGCGGGCTTAACATCATGGATGTTACGAACAAGTCCATCGCGCAGGCGAGCGCGTGGGTTGCCCAGATAGGCGGCGACTCGGCAAGCATCGACCTGCAAGCGGCAGGCGTCGGCGCGCAGAACGGGCAGTATGCGCCGAATGGACAGAATGGGAAGAACGGACATAGCCCGGACGGGTATAGCTCGGACGGGCATGGGCTGGACGTTCTGCCCGCGGCGAAGGCGGCAAAGGCAAGCCGCAACGGGCAGTCCAAGCGCGAAGGCAAGCCGGGGCGCAACGGCAAATCGAAGAGCAACGGGCGTGTGAACATCGAGCATCCGCAGACGCTGACCGACCGAGAGATGGCTATCGCCGAGCAGATACTCAAAGAAATCTCGGCGCGGCTGAACTTTCTGCTGAACATTGGGCTGGACTATCTCACGCTCTCGCGCACCGCGTCCACGCTCAGCGGCGGCGAAGCGCAGCGCATCCGGCTCGCCACGCAGATAGGCTCCGGGCTGATGGGTGTTCTGTATGTGTGCGACGAGCCGTCCATCGGTCTGCATCCGGCGGACGACTACCGCCTGATACAGACGCTCAAGCGCCTGCGCGATCTGGGCAACACCGTGCTAATCGTGGAGCACGACGAGGCGATAATGCGCGCCGCAGACTACATCGTGGACCTCGGACCCGGCGCGGGCGAACGCGGCGGACACATAGTCGCGACCGGTCCCGTTGAAGACATAATCGCAGAGCCGCGCTCGCTGACAGGGCAGTATCTCGGCGGCACGCGGCAGATTCCGCTGCCCGAACGGCGGCGCGAGGGAAATGGCGAGCGACTCGTCATTCGCGGCGCGCGCCAGAACAACCTGAAAGACATCGATGTGGAAATCCCGCTCGGCAAGCTCGTCTGCGTAACTGGCGTGTCCGGTAGCGGCAAGAGCACGCTCATCAACGAAATCCTGTACAAGAAACTGGCGCAGCAGTTCTACCGCGCGCGAGACAGGGCAGGCGCGGTGCGCGACATAGAAGGCGTGGAGCACATCGACAAGGTGGTGGACATCGACCAGTCGCCCATCGGCAGGACGCCGCGCAGCAATCCGGCGACATACACAGACACCTTCACGCCCATCCGCGAGCTGTTCGCCACCGTGCCGGAGGCGCGTATGCGCGGATACAAGCCCGGCAGATTTTCGTTCAATGTCAAGGGCGGCCGCTGCGAGGCGTGCACCGGCGACGGCTACATCAACATCGAGATGCAGTTCCTGCCCGATGTTACCGTGCCGTGCGAGGTCTGCGAGGGCAAGCGCTACAACCGCGAGGCGCTGGAAATCTACTGGAAGGACGCGAATATCGCCGATGTGCTGGCGATGACGGTATCCGAGGCGCTCGAAGCGTTCGAGAACATCCCGCGCGTGCGGCGGCGCTTGCAGACATTGCAGGATGTCGGCTTGGGTTACATACGGCTCGGTCAGCCCGCAACGCAGCTCAGCGGCGGCGAGGCGCAGCGCGTAAAACTGGCGAAGGAGCTATCCAAGCGCGCCACCGGCAAGACGCTGTACATCCTGGATGAGCCGACCACCGGGTTGTCGTTCGAAGACTGCGCGCACCTGCTGCGAGTCTTGCAGCGCCTAGTGGACACGGGCAACACCGTAGTGCTGATAGAACACCACCTAGACCTGATAAAGAGCGCCGATTGGCTGATAGACCTAGGACCCGGCGCCGGCGACAAAGGTGGCGAGCTAATCGCCGAAGGCACGCCCGAGACCATAGCACAACTCGACCACTCCCAAACCGCTCGCTACCTAGCCCCATTGCTGGGCATAACGCGGGAAGCAGCTGCGACTGTGAGCGCCGCGGACTGA
- a CDS encoding site-specific DNA-methyltransferase produces the protein MLSRRVRNGKPTNDLVHSAYLAGNEDVFPRILSLYVAPKSTVADVTYGRGVFWRNVPEDAYRLLASDIQDGVDCRDLPYGDGEIDCVVLDPPYMHSPGGTAHTAHGAFERHYRNNGTGNKTIRKYHEAVLALYEDAGAEAHRVLRDKGVLIVKCQDEVCSNRQRFTHVEIMQAYERIGFVAEDLFVVMRRNRPGVSRVIKQVHARKNHSYFLVFWKREGSRVWEPPSK, from the coding sequence ATGCTCAGTCGCCGCGTCCGAAACGGAAAGCCGACAAATGATCTTGTCCACAGCGCTTACCTGGCGGGCAACGAGGATGTTTTCCCTCGCATCCTGAGCCTGTACGTCGCTCCTAAAAGTACGGTTGCTGATGTGACTTATGGAAGAGGCGTCTTTTGGCGAAATGTCCCTGAAGACGCTTACAGGTTGCTTGCGAGCGATATTCAGGACGGTGTTGACTGCCGCGATTTACCGTATGGAGATGGCGAGATAGACTGCGTTGTATTGGATCCGCCGTATATGCATTCTCCCGGAGGGACAGCGCACACGGCTCATGGCGCCTTTGAACGCCACTACAGGAACAATGGAACCGGAAACAAAACTATCAGGAAATATCACGAGGCAGTGCTGGCGCTGTACGAAGACGCCGGCGCGGAGGCACATAGGGTTCTGCGAGACAAGGGCGTTTTGATCGTGAAATGCCAAGATGAAGTGTGTTCAAATCGCCAGAGATTCACACACGTCGAAATTATGCAGGCGTATGAACGAATCGGCTTCGTTGCGGAGGACTTGTTCGTAGTGATGCGCCGGAACCGCCCCGGAGTTAGCCGTGTAATCAAGCAGGTGCATGCCAGGAAGAATCATTCGTATTTTCTAGTCTTCTGGAAGAGAGAAGGCTCTAGGGTCTGGGAACCGCCGTCGAAATGA
- a CDS encoding macro domain-containing protein, whose product MITYVDFSLFDSPAKVLVNTVNTVGVMGKGIAKEFKSIYPEMFTEYQQLCERGMLNVGDLWVYKTPHKRVLNFPTKKHWRSRSKPEYLEAGLKKFAQVYQEARITSISFPQLGCGNGELDWKTESRPLMEKYLKGLPIEIFVHVYSASAGFKPEHRVPKATQLSLEQIVNS is encoded by the coding sequence ATGATTACCTATGTCGATTTCAGCCTATTCGACAGCCCCGCTAAGGTGCTGGTGAATACGGTCAACACCGTCGGAGTGATGGGGAAGGGCATCGCTAAAGAGTTCAAGAGCATCTACCCGGAGATGTTCACTGAGTACCAGCAGTTGTGCGAGAGGGGCATGCTCAATGTAGGCGACCTGTGGGTCTATAAGACACCTCACAAAAGGGTGCTAAACTTCCCCACGAAAAAGCACTGGAGGAGTCGCTCAAAACCGGAGTATCTGGAAGCAGGGCTGAAGAAGTTCGCGCAAGTATATCAAGAGGCTAGGATTACATCTATTTCTTTCCCGCAACTCGGCTGCGGAAATGGCGAACTGGACTGGAAGACTGAGTCAAGGCCACTGATGGAGAAGTACCTGAAGGGGCTTCCAATTGAGATATTCGTGCATGTATATTCCGCTTCCGCCGGCTTCAAGCCTGAGCACAGAGTTCCGAAGGCTACACAATTAAGTCTGGAGCAGATTGTGAATTCATAA
- a CDS encoding SMP-30/gluconolactonase/LRE family protein: protein MANGLSNIVESGEAERLATGFVFTEGPLWHPDGYLLFVDIRRSQIFRLVPGEEPTIIRENSGESNGMTFDAQGRVVICEMVNRRVTRMESDGSYTPIAETSEGKRINRPNDVVLKSDGSLYFTNPGRDRLDPADVDLQYNSVHRIRPSGEVELIAPFEYPNGIAFSPDESVLYVANTRPGQYIVAYDLNADGDVVGVRHFADMPSEHANNGVPDGMKVDVEGRVYCTGPNGCWVFEPDGTLIGIIELPEYPANCGWGGEDNRTMYFTSNSSVYSLRMKTAGTRIPVA from the coding sequence ATGGCAAACGGACTATCCAATATCGTTGAATCCGGGGAAGCGGAGCGGCTTGCGACAGGGTTCGTCTTCACCGAAGGACCGCTTTGGCATCCTGACGGTTACCTGCTGTTCGTGGACATTCGCCGCTCGCAGATTTTCCGATTAGTGCCCGGCGAAGAGCCGACAATCATCCGTGAGAACAGCGGCGAGTCCAACGGCATGACATTCGACGCGCAAGGGCGAGTTGTCATCTGCGAGATGGTCAACCGCCGCGTTACGCGCATGGAGTCGGACGGCTCGTACACGCCGATAGCCGAAACATCCGAGGGCAAGCGGATAAACCGTCCGAACGATGTCGTGCTGAAGTCGGACGGCAGTCTGTACTTCACGAACCCGGGACGCGACCGCCTAGACCCGGCGGATGTGGACTTACAGTACAACAGCGTGCATCGCATACGACCTAGCGGCGAAGTCGAACTCATCGCGCCGTTCGAATACCCTAACGGCATCGCATTCTCGCCGGACGAAAGCGTGCTGTATGTGGCGAACACAAGGCCCGGGCAATACATCGTGGCATACGACCTCAACGCGGACGGCGATGTCGTTGGCGTGCGGCATTTCGCGGACATGCCCTCCGAGCACGCGAACAACGGCGTCCCGGACGGCATGAAAGTCGATGTCGAAGGGCGAGTGTACTGCACCGGACCGAACGGCTGCTGGGTCTTCGAGCCGGACGGCACGCTAATCGGCATAATCGAGCTGCCGGAATACCCTGCCAACTGCGGCTGGGGCGGCGAAGACAACCGCACCATGTACTTCACATCCAACTCATCCGTGTACAGCCTGCGCATGAAAACAGCGGGGACGCGGATTCCGGTGGCGTAG
- a CDS encoding SDR family oxidoreductase gives MKVVVFGATGKTGQHVCQKALAEGHSVTAFTRSASKIDGGSPNLRAAQGDVNDPEAVAAAIANQDAAIVALGSNGLGDKTTLTAGTRNVVEGMTRHNVRRIVVLSAAGVGESWRQTPLLARIMFKTMLRNIYSDHQAQEALVEQSSLDWTIVRAAILKDDPESGNYTASNTGKVKNISRADLADFLVKQVNDSAYREQAISITS, from the coding sequence ATGAAAGTTGTCGTCTTCGGCGCAACAGGAAAAACGGGACAGCATGTGTGCCAAAAAGCGCTGGCAGAGGGACACAGTGTCACGGCATTTACTCGATCAGCCAGTAAAATTGATGGCGGCAGCCCAAATCTACGCGCCGCCCAAGGCGATGTCAACGACCCGGAGGCGGTGGCTGCTGCCATCGCCAATCAGGACGCGGCAATAGTAGCTCTGGGCAGCAATGGGCTGGGCGACAAGACTACGCTCACTGCCGGCACAAGAAATGTGGTTGAAGGCATGACGAGGCACAATGTGCGACGCATCGTAGTATTGTCCGCCGCCGGAGTGGGAGAAAGCTGGCGGCAAACTCCATTGTTGGCTCGGATAATGTTCAAGACAATGCTGCGTAACATATACTCGGACCACCAAGCGCAAGAGGCGCTGGTCGAGCAGAGTTCGCTGGACTGGACGATAGTCCGAGCCGCTATTCTCAAAGATGACCCTGAATCAGGGAACTATACTGCCAGCAACACTGGTAAAGTGAAAAACATCAGTCGCGCAGACCTCGCAGATTTTCTGGTAAAACAAGTTAACGACTCTGCCTACCGGGAACAGGCTATATCTATTACTTCATGA
- a CDS encoding LLM class flavin-dependent oxidoreductase, whose translation MQIGVGLDATLNLTWDDQATLAREAAAQGYTSIWTPEGTGHDSYQLCLRRWQASCDVVDGGVTTGISVSPVMYRTPMAFAMTGGTVSDISGGKFIMGIGSGASYRPRARQGLGLPNLSTLALMRDYLSTIRPLVAGERVDYEGDVITLRGASLAINPPPKTPVYLGALGPRMLELAGELADGACLNWCSPEQIAWSRERVNAGAAKAGRDPSEVKLAEYIRVCVDDDEDVARRAFAKATMNYALGASVPTERERQLGYRAHFERMGFTDELAGLDDMRRKGASADEVADAFSPELLRTVGYYGNASGAAAEFRRLSEGLDIAMVRVVAARPGIDSVRAVMEACRPS comes from the coding sequence ATGCAAATCGGCGTTGGATTGGACGCGACGCTTAACCTGACTTGGGACGACCAAGCCACGCTCGCTCGCGAGGCGGCGGCTCAGGGATACACCAGCATCTGGACGCCCGAAGGCACGGGGCACGACTCATATCAGCTCTGTCTGCGCCGATGGCAGGCGAGTTGTGATGTGGTGGACGGCGGCGTTACTACCGGCATATCGGTGTCACCCGTGATGTATCGCACGCCGATGGCGTTCGCCATGACCGGCGGCACGGTGAGCGACATCAGCGGCGGCAAGTTCATTATGGGCATCGGCTCCGGCGCGTCGTATCGACCGCGCGCGCGGCAAGGCTTGGGACTGCCGAATCTGTCCACGCTCGCGTTGATGCGCGACTATCTCTCCACGATACGCCCTCTCGTCGCCGGCGAGCGCGTGGACTACGAAGGCGATGTGATCACCCTGCGAGGCGCGAGTCTCGCCATCAACCCGCCGCCGAAGACGCCCGTGTATCTCGGCGCGCTCGGCCCGCGAATGTTGGAACTTGCGGGCGAGCTTGCGGACGGCGCGTGCCTTAACTGGTGCAGCCCGGAGCAGATAGCGTGGAGCCGCGAGCGCGTGAACGCCGGCGCGGCAAAGGCAGGGCGCGACCCGTCCGAGGTCAAGCTCGCCGAATACATCCGAGTATGCGTGGATGACGACGAAGATGTGGCGCGGCGCGCGTTCGCCAAGGCGACGATGAACTACGCGCTGGGCGCATCCGTGCCGACGGAGCGCGAGCGGCAGCTAGGCTACCGAGCGCACTTTGAGCGCATGGGCTTCACCGACGAACTCGCCGGTTTGGACGATATGCGGCGCAAGGGCGCAAGCGCGGACGAAGTCGCAGACGCATTCTCACCGGAGTTGCTGCGCACCGTAGGCTACTACGGCAACGCATCCGGCGCAGCAGCCGAGTTCAGGCGCCTATCCGAAGGCTTAGACATCGCTATGGTTCGAGTAGTAGCCGCGCGTCCGGGCATCGATTCGGTGCGTGCGGTGATGGAGGCTTGCCGCCCGAGCTGA
- a CDS encoding dehydratase, translating into MGSQLYFEDVQEGGEVPTLRKDPTTQQLVKYAGASGDYYQIHYDQNYAKGNGLPDVILHGALKGAFLGQLMTDWIGEQGMLKSLTTQYRGMDVPGTPMFGKGVITKKYTENGENLVDCDIWLEDHEGKKTTPGAATVALPSRE; encoded by the coding sequence ATGGGTAGCCAGCTATATTTTGAAGATGTGCAGGAAGGCGGGGAAGTCCCCACGCTGCGCAAGGACCCGACGACGCAGCAGCTCGTGAAGTACGCGGGCGCGTCCGGCGACTATTACCAGATTCACTACGATCAGAACTATGCGAAGGGCAACGGCCTGCCCGATGTCATCCTGCACGGCGCGCTTAAGGGAGCGTTCCTGGGGCAGCTGATGACCGACTGGATTGGCGAACAAGGCATGCTGAAGTCGCTAACCACGCAGTATCGTGGCATGGATGTGCCCGGCACGCCGATGTTCGGCAAGGGCGTGATCACGAAGAAGTACACCGAGAACGGCGAAAATCTCGTTGACTGCGACATCTGGTTGGAAGACCACGAAGGCAAGAAGACCACGCCTGGCGCGGCGACGGTGGCGCTGCCTTCTCGCGAATAA